The Acetobacter sp. DNA window CTGACAATACGACCGCCTTCAACCTCGATCTGGACGGACGTCAACTGGAATGCGCCCTTGCCGTGAACGATGTTGACGAGGCCGATGCGGAAAACACCCTCACACCACTTCCCACGCAGCGCGACCTGAGCGGAAAAACCCGAACGACGCGGCGCGCCGGGGAACAGGCCCGTGACGTCCGAACGCACTTCACGGGCTGTCGGAATGAAGATGGGGGGAATGTCTTCCTCGCCCATCAGGACGGCATAGAGATGCCCGGAACCGGAAACGCCCGGAACCACATACCAGCCGCGGATGTGGAAGGCGTCGGCCACGACAAAATCTTCGTCTTCATATTCCGCGAAAACATGGCGGCAGACATCGTCGATATAATATTCCGCTCCCTGAATCGAATACCAGTCAGTGACTGTTTCAGGCAGCTCAATGGCCAGATCCCGCGTCGTCGGAGGATCGAAGATGTGGCGCGGGGGAGCCTGATTTTTCCATGAGGCGTGTGGCAGCAGATGCACCTGTCCGACATCGAACTGCACGTTACTGCTTCCCATATCGCGACGAGGGGCGACATCACGATAAATCTGGAGCAGCTCATCGCCGTATGTCCGGGCGTCGGTCCAGAGATGCGGCCCGATATTGGCCATAAGCTGCCTGCGTACGCTCTCACTGCAACGGATCAGCTCAAGACGTTGCAGCACATCTGCAGGACTGCCAATCGGCACCTTGAAGCCGTTGACACCATCTTCCACACGATCACCCAGCGCGCCGACATCCGTCACGACCGGAATAAGGCCGCTCTGCCAAGCTTCGGAGAGTGAAATGCAGTAGGTTTCGGGCCAGATCGACAGATTAAGGGCCACGTCCGCGACCTTCAGGGCCTCGACATCGCCTGCGGAATAGCGCCCGTAAACATGCACGTTGTTTTTGTGCATGTTGTTGAGGATACCTTCATATTCCGGATGAACATATCCAAAGATATGGAACTCGAAGAGATCGGAATTGGCCATCTCGATAATGCTGAGAACCGCATCCGCACCCTTGGTACGCAGGAAGTTACCGATCACGGCGACCCCCAGACGACGACCATCCAGCGACGCATAGGTTTTCGCCACGATAGGAGACGTCGGTTCCGGAGAAGGAATACCGAGCGTCAGGCTGACTTTCTTCTCAAGGTGCGGATAAATCTCATGGGTCAGGTCATGTGAATGTTTGGTCCCGAACAGGATCACGTCCACAGATTCAAGCATTTTCGACACAAACGCACGGCGTGTCTGCTCACCGCCGAACTCGACATTATCCGAGCGTTTCATGGAAATATCGGCAGCCAGAACCCACTTCACTTCCTCCTCGCAATAGCGGAGTTCATGGTTCAGCAGATTGTAGCGGGACGACAGCAGGAAGAAATCATGCGCCGAAAACACCACGCCGACACCATTCGCCTTGGCGATGATCGGCAGTGAGAGGCAATGATGGCCCAGATGCTGGAAATGCACGATATCGAAATTGTACTGACTGATCGCGGCTGAAAACGCCATTTCTTCCGGGCCGTCGCACATCGTGTCGAGCCAGCCGGTATCCGGCACGTCGAAGCTCTCGATCTCGCGGCCGCTGGCATCCGTCAGACGGCACATGCCGTCACGATGCAGCCAGTAGAAGAACTCCACTTCACGCAGCAGCATGGAGGCGATGGTCTGCTGATAGACCTCAACGCCGCCCCATGCCTGCTCATGAATGGTGGAATGCGTGCACATCAGCACACGCAGACGACCACGGCGCGCAGGCACGGACTCCTCTTTCGACACGACATGGCGGCCGAAATCCGCACCGGTCACGTCCATCATCTTCTTCAGACGATGCTCATACAGATGGGCGTCCAGAACGGCTTTCTGTGCGGCAGTCGCCTGCTTGCGGCGCAGGGACTTGTTGGCCAGCAGCGCGGCGATATGCTCGATCACGCCCTCGACAGAACGCGC harbors:
- a CDS encoding glycosyltransferase family protein is translated as MAVIYNTNYTHNPNYYLTLAFERAAKTVLGDGNVVVADNMSLADLAAQGEHDVLICIDGQRINMELMRRVRPAFKTMIFWAFEDPFMVSFNVDNIGFFDYVFTNDPSCVEFYQGKGHYLPLGASLSLHERKVKTAAELDYDIFFAGTMWPNRVETLRRVITAFPDARIKLVCPGNEYLPPLPADLADLAIQRPISHEAFIDFANASAVTLTMFRDYASHGDVGQATAPGPRFYELGLAGTAQVVEAGEQLDEQYIHEVAGASMARSVEGVIEHIAALLANKSLRRKQATAAQKAVLDAHLYEHRLKKMMDVTGADFGRHVVSKEESVPARRGRLRVLMCTHSTIHEQAWGGVEVYQQTIASMLLREVEFFYWLHRDGMCRLTDASGREIESFDVPDTGWLDTMCDGPEEMAFSAAISQYNFDIVHFQHLGHHCLSLPIIAKANGVGVVFSAHDFFLLSSRYNLLNHELRYCEEEVKWVLAADISMKRSDNVEFGGEQTRRAFVSKMLESVDVILFGTKHSHDLTHEIYPHLEKKVSLTLGIPSPEPTSPIVAKTYASLDGRRLGVAVIGNFLRTKGADAVLSIIEMANSDLFEFHIFGYVHPEYEGILNNMHKNNVHVYGRYSAGDVEALKVADVALNLSIWPETYCISLSEAWQSGLIPVVTDVGALGDRVEDGVNGFKVPIGSPADVLQRLELIRCSESVRRQLMANIGPHLWTDARTYGDELLQIYRDVAPRRDMGSSNVQFDVGQVHLLPHASWKNQAPPRHIFDPPTTRDLAIELPETVTDWYSIQGAEYYIDDVCRHVFAEYEDEDFVVADAFHIRGWYVVPGVSGSGHLYAVLMGEEDIPPIFIPTAREVRSDVTGLFPGAPRRSGFSAQVALRGKWCEGVFRIGLVNIVHGKGAFQLTSVQIEVEGGRIVSIARLPPSNGQILRDFERVSESDGVLRGIKLSALGSRIGQQYKGELQYYIDHFSGLVEDGGHHERDLPESDLIVRGWAFLRGLSRAGQVYVVLVNEETGAPIFMATSRLIRQDVQTIFHDAPLCVGFVGNLSLSKGFNETLSGWYRVGLLNVVGDEVGFQTTGIRILCEDSQVRTVEEAAAVKTVIDYCAETVRDLVEH